TGTTTCCCTTGCTTGGTGGGAGAGAAGGAGATAGTGATTTGTTTTATTTCAGCCCGGGACACAGGGGAAGTCAGCACCCATTGGCACTGATAGTGTGACGCTGGTTGAACCTGAACAGCAGCAACAAGTGAACACAGAGGGCCAGGTGAGTTGGGGTTCTGTGAACCAATAAACAATATCAAATCTAGGGGTCATGTATACATTTAcaatgtagtcatttagcagacgctcttatccagagcgacttacaggagcaattagggttaagtgccttgctcaagggcacatggacagatttttcacctagtcgaactagcgacctttcgtttactggcccaacgctcttacccCCAAGGGTACCTTCCGCCCTCTATAGGAAGCACCTATCATCTCTGTGTACCATTTCCAATGTATCTATTGCATATGGCAAATGAACTTGAACCTTGAACTTAGATGTATGCAGATTCCAGAACCTACATCATCATTGAAATCGCTTTTGAGAAGTCGCTGGTGCCAAAGAGATCACCGGAAGAGTTAGCCAAAAGGTAACGTTACGTTTGTTCAACTTTAATCAAATATGTGGAATGGCCTCAGAGATAAACATTTAAGTCTGAAGTAATTGAGTGGAAGTACTGCAGTAATATAGATTGGAATGGGAAGAAAAAGGGATGGTTTGAAAAGATGTTGTAGTAACTTTGTAGTAATATCCTAGTAACGTTGTTGTAACATTGTTTTATGGTTTACCACGTTTTCTATGCATTTCTGTTGAAAGGGTGATGGAGCTGATACCTCCTAGAGCTCCCTTGCCTCGCAGACCTGCTGGAGCAGAGAGAGTAAACCATCACACACATTCCACAAATGCAATCCAATAACATGGTCTGATGATTACACTTCCCTCAATCATTACATTCACTCTGAGTGATTGCCATCTTGTGGCCATAATCTAGATTTGTGTACACAGTCAAAGGTAAGTAGAGGCATACAATGCCAGTGGTTTCCAGTGATGATAGCTGCTGTCTCCTGCGGTCCAGCACATCCCAAACCAACGTCACACTTAACCTTATAACGTGCTCTGGGAATGTAAATCGTTGCCAAATGTCATAATTGTTTGAAAACAAGTATATTTTTAGCCATTACTTCCTTCCTTGCTTCCCTACTTCCTTCCTTATATCCTGCTGTACCAGgctgtgcaggagtaccaggccCAGATAGCCAGTGTGGCAGGCCAGGTGTTGGAGCAGTACCAGCAGCTGTTCgggcctgccttcctgcctggaGAGAAGCCTCTGGACCCAACCAGCCAGGAGCAGCGCAAGACCAAGCTCCTGGGAGAACTCAACTATTCTGGGAAGTACTTTGCTTTCAAGGAGCAGATTAAGGTGAGAAAGGGCTGGGTCGCATTTATTAGGCACCCAAAAAAAAATGTACTGACTGCAACAGGGTGAGACTACCTGAACTTAAGAAACAGttgtttttgttttccgttgcaaaacattttgctatggtGTACCCTAATGAATATGATCCTGGTTAGGGAAATGTTGAGAATGACAGTTGCATGAGGGCTTAATAGCTGCTTTTAGACAGTGGGGTCAGGACTAACCAGTAGCCAGCTGGTGCTTTTCTCCTAAAGTCTGGTAAACAAGCCAGTCTGCTTGTTGTTCTTCTCATCTGAGGCCGGTTCCTTACATTGTATTATAGATTTAGAGAAGGATCAACTGGATCCCTagtatcctggtcccagatctgtttgtgctgtcttgccaacttggACCAGGCTAGCTCCGTCGTCCCTTTTTAAGTCTGTTTGAGAAGACAATCCAACGGTGTCTGATACATATGTTTCCCCTTGTATGTTATTCAGAAACAATTGTTTTTCATACAATCTCAGAAGTGGGATGTATAATAAGACTAACGATATACATCTGTGGCGATGTTTCTGCAACCATGTCATTGGCAGTACTCTGTGGGGATGTTTCTGCTGCCATGTCATGACAGTACTCTGTGGTGATGTTTCTGCTACCATGTCATGGTCAGTACTCTGTGGTGATGTTCCTGCTGCCATGTCATGGACAGTACTCTGTAGTGATGTTTCTGCTACCATGTCATGGTCAGTactctggtgatgtttctgctgccATGTCATTGTCAGTACTCtgtggtgatgtttctgctgccATGTCATGGTCAGTACTCagtggtgatgtttctgctgccATGTCATTGACAGTACTCTGTGGTGCGTATCGTGAGAgataaacctaaacctaaccctagctcctaaccctaaaactaaccctagctcctaaccctaaacctaattctaaccctaacactaattctaaccttaaccctaaaccccctagaaatagcatttgaccttgtagggactaacaaaatgtccccagttggtcagatTGTTGTTTGtatactattcttgtggggacttctggttcccacaagtatagttaaacacgtccacacacacacaccagcacaggAATGCATGCACGTTGCGCACACACACCCGTGCTCACCCTTCCCAGTCCCatcatacatacatttacagtacattgtagtcccgtgtagttcagttggtaaagcatggcgtttgtaacgccagggttgtgggttcgattcccacgggggggccagtatggaaaaaaaaaatgtatgcagtcactaactgtaaagtcgctctggataagagcgtctgctaaatgactcaaatgtaatttacattttagtcatttagcagacgcgcttatccagagcgacttacagttaatgagtgcatacattttcatacagtagcagtcaaaagtttggacacacctacatattcaagggtttttctttaattttactattttctacattgtagaataatagtgaagacatcaaaactatgaaataacacatggaatcatgtagtaaccaaaaaagtgttaaacaaatcaaaatatagtttatatttgagattcttcaaatagccaccctttgccttgatgacagctttgcacactcttggcattctctcaaccagcttcacctggaatgcttttccaacagtcttgaaggagttcccacatatgctgagcacttgtttgctgcttttccttcactctgccgtccgactcatcctaaaccatctcaattgggttgaggtcaggggtttgtggaggccaggtcatctgatgcagactccatcactctccttcttggtagaatatcccttacacagcctggaggtgtgttgggtcattgtcctgttgaaaaacaaatgatagtcccactaagcccaaaccagatgtgatggcgtatcgctgcagaatgctgtggtagccatgctggttaagtgtgccttgaattctaaataaatcacatacagtatcaccagcaaagcacccccacaccataacacctcctcctccatgctttacggtgggaactacacatgcagagatcatgtcaccaaaaatctcaaatttggactccagaccaaaggacaaatttccaccggtctaatgtcaattgcttgtgtttcttggcccaagcaggtctcttcttcttattggtgtcctttagtagtagtttctttgcagcaattcgaacatgaaggcctgattcacacagtcccctctgaacaattgatgttgagatgtgtctgtgacttgaactctgtgaagcatttatttgggctgcaatttctgaggctggtaactctaatgaacttatcctctgcagcagaggtaactctgggtcttccattcctgtggtggtcctcgtgagagccagtttcatcatagcgcttgatggtttttgcgactgcacaatgttccgtattgactgaccttcatgtcttaaagtaatgatggactgtcgtttctctttgcttatttgagctgttcttgccacaatatggacttggtcttttaccaaatagagctatcttctgtatacaaatagggctatctaccttgtcacaacacaactgattggctcaaacgcattaagaaattccataaattaacttttaagaaggcacaccagttaattgaaatacattccaggtaactacctcatgaagctggttgagagaatgccaagagtatgcaaagctttcatcaaggcaaagggtgactatttgaagaatctcaaatataatatattttgatttgtttaatacgttttttggttactacatgattccatatgtgttatttcatagttttgatgtcttcactcttattctacaatgtaaaaataaagaaaaacccttgaatgagttggtgtgtccaaactttgactggtagtgtacatgccCAGCTCTTTCTTTACATGGATTTCTGCATATTCTGTTCTTCCCTTTTTCCCCCTCCCTTAAACCCGACCACAGGCTAAAGCATGGctagggtctggtttcaatgaTGGACTCTTTTGGCATAGAGGAACTACGTCACTACTTTATCCGTTTtaatttgttttattattttttggggggtagatcagcttaatatttcagatagattgtaacttccatcaatgtaattgtctgcatcacttccaatcccccatgtttttcaatatatatacatatatatatacacacacacatacatatatacatacatacatacatacatacatacatacatacatacatacatacatatcctattaaaaaaatatattcccctttattacttttcaaccccgccaccctttccctacttggagtaaactagtgaacaacaatgcttaggcctctacttccagcttatacttactatctacattttatggacacagtcaattttacaataattatattttgtttgttttttctcctttttctcctcgataattttcatgatgtccatccagtttgcttctatatgccatatctttttaactgtgctctttcacaaaagctcccaacctacaacctatatacttattatggacacagtatgcttacattattagttatcttgttattatttgttgttagttgttattagtcccatccttcaattccattcaacacctcccatctatctcttaacaccatccatataggatttctatttgccatatatatttcaactgtactgtgatgtcttacaaaagttctgaacctttctattctcattgcctCCACAGATCgcgaattaaaaataaacatttttgctaaaagtattattatattattgatcgattgactatgacttttcagatcacccagtaatgctatctgcaaggttagctccaagtaaatattgcaatcctttagccattcctggacctgtgtccaaaaacaatctacaaatggacagtaccaaaacaaatgatctaatgattctgtctcttcgcagcaaaatctgcagagctgggaagattgtatcccccatataaataacattctattggtagcaagaattttatataataatttaaattgaaagattctaagttttgaatccggtgtcgttttgcgtatcagtttataaacactatgccatgggatcggtacgtcaaaaatctcttcccaactattttgcaatctatatgggacggctgtcaatcctttggtccttaaatgaaactgatatacttttttatttatcacagttttccttaaccaattatgttctttaatgcaaggccgacagacaagttccttactttctcccccttccactttcctcttccaattttgcggtaaggctgcaattatttggttgtaattttgggtagagcagacatttccatatgtttttgttagctgcatgtgcgacataactccaccagtcctaccgattatatcatttacgaagactatacattttttaaacattttgtcaaaaaaaaaagaagtttttttgtcaattagtatatttgagtttaaccacaatatttgttgcattatttgttctgtcgtttctggaggattaaattgaaattgcaaccaactttctttCTGTTTGTAACATGCTATATTTGTTGAAACATTAATTAATTCTGTGCCACATTGCAAATGTTTGTGTCCACAAAATCTATCACAAAAAATACTTAACGGCCttgctcttcttctctctccagaCGTTGTCAGTGGATGCCCAGGAGACTCAGCCTCGCCCCCTGGTGGACTGTGCCCAGCCATCCACTTTGCCAAGGAGGCCCAGCTCAACGGGGACTACCAGCTAGCTGCCCAGTACTACCAGGAGGTAAACTGAGTGTTTGAGGGGATCAGTTTGGGCGAAGCGAGGTGCTGAAGCACTCAACTTAATCACATTCTGAGTAGTTACACTGTCTGCACCACACACCTTGTGGAGCCGTCACTAGTGTGCCTGTGAAAAAGCTCTTGAATGTTTTCAACCATTGGACCTTTAGTTGTGACGGGAGGGACAAAACATCATAACAATGGACATTTCTAAGTATGATTTTAGTTGGTTCAGAAAGGAATTTTCGAACTCTTTTAGTGAGCTTGGTTTGTTTGTGATTGTTCTCCCCGCTGCAGCAGCTGACCCGTGACCGTAGCGACCCAGCCCACTGGTTTGACTACGGGGTGTTCTACATGCTGACGGCTGACTACCAGAAGGCTGAGGAGTGCTTCCACTACGCTGTGTCCATGGAGCAGACACACCTGCCCAGGTAATAGGGAGTGGGATAGTAACCTGGTTtagcattcagtctggtttaaccaggctagggGAATAGAGGTCCATACTTAAAACTTACATCCAGTGAAACCAGGAACTTGTCATTTGCATGTATACCTCTCATGGGATGAGGGCAAGGACCTTCCTACAAGCCCTTTCTATGGGTTTTCACCCCTGCacaatcttttttttatttttatgtgtgTTGTTTCTTTTATGAGCAAATAAATGAATTACATAAAGTCTAACTGAATGATATTCTGGatattctctgtctgtctgcagttTGCTTATGTGTGGTATCCTGGCAGAGATGGGTGGACGCCTCGAGGAGGCAGAGACATTCTTTGAGGGAGCCACGTGTGTGGACCCGACCAATGTGGTGGCCTGGACTCTGTTTGGTAAGAGATGAGAGCCAGGGAGGGAGATGCTAACCTGGTCCCAGATACTGTATGTTTGTAACAACAACCCTAGGAGTTGACTctacagcacaaactgatctagGACAAGGCTGGAAACTCCTCTATTAATCACAACCACAAACAGACATCTTACTTTCATTTGTCAGTAAACATCATCTAATCCCAAGAATTCAATACAACGAAATGCCTGACACTTTCTAATGACACGGCATAAAACTTTGTACAGTGTTACAATACTAGAATAATGTGTGGTAATAGGGCTGTATGACTTTAGAAATATTGGAGTCGATTCTGATTCTTCAATTGGGAGTCAATTCCAAAAAATgtgcagagtccaatggtggtgactGTATTTTTTCTGTTTGGGTCTCATTATGTGACCACTGGTCAGGCCTGTTCTATGAGGGCCAGGAGAACTCCATCCAGACAGAGATGGCCTTCCAGAAGCCAGTGTGGTGACCGGGTCTCAGAGCTGCCAGGGCAGCAAGCCTGGGGAGGGATACAAGGGAGGTGCTGAGGCTGAACCTAGCACCATGCGACATCTAGCAACCCCCACCAGACTAAACACCACAATCTATATGGAGACAGTGCAGTTCCTGCTGCAGAACAACGCACTACAggtcagcaacacacacacacacacacacacactcagctacTAGACACACATGCTGTATAGAAGCCTATTGATGTTTATACACTAAACCATGGCCCAATCCAACAGAAGATAATGAGtgaaaaacacatacagtatgttagaCTGGTAAGCCACTATAGCTCTGTATCAAAAGGTAGAGTTGCGTGGAGCTGATCTCAGCTCTGAATCTCACCTTTTATTTGTGTCTGACCCAttctggttgtgtgtgtgcattgtttacattgtttgtttgtgtgtgtgtgtgtgcattgtttacattgtgtgtgtgtgtgtttgcattgtttacattgtgtgtgtgtatgtgcattgtTTACATTGTGTGTGAACGgtttacattgtgtgtgtgtgtgaatgtgtgtgtgtgtgcattgtttactgtgtgtgtgtgtgcagtgtttacattgtgtgtgtgcatttatgCATCACTCCTGACACATATCTGGCAGCCTTCCCTCTGTGTCCTGTGTTTGCTACAGATGAGATGATAAGAGACTCTGATGATCCATGTGTTTTATTGTGCGTATGTAACTAATCTTGTCCAATTCTGACCCTTTTCCCACAGATGGCCCAGAGAGCGCTGGCCCAGGAGCTCTTGTGTCCAGAGGGGGGTCTGAGCAGCTCCTACCACCTGGTCCTGGCCCGCCTGCAGCTGCTCAGGGCAGAGTACGGCAGTGCCGAGTCCAGCCTGAAGGAGGCGGTCAACGACAGCTTTCAGGTAGCGCCAACAGATGTTTCCAGCCCGTTTCCCAGACACAAATTAAGCCTGGTCCAGGagtaaaaagcatgctcaatggaaaTTCTCAATTGAAAGAGCTTTTTAGTCCAGaactaggtttaatctgtgtctggcCCTTCAAGTTAAACTTTTGACTTTATTGTTCGAAAGGGAAATTGGTTTTGCAGCAATCTGATGATAATCTGATGCTTCTAAATTTATATATTATTCCATACAGGAATCAAATGGCTAGCACATTAGCAGAGTGTGATCCCTGCAGgagttgaacccacaaccttggtgtTATTAACACCATGCTCTGACTAAGTGATCCACACAGGACCTGATTGCTATATTGTATATTCAAGACACTTATAGGACccagatgtacagtgagggaaaaaagtatttgatcccctgctgattttgtacgtttgcccactgacaaagaaattatcagtctatcattttaatggtaggtttatttgaacagtgagagacagaataacaaccaaaaaatccagaaaaacgcatgtcaaaaatgttataaattgatttgcattttaatgagggaaattagtatttgaaacgagctgagattaggagcacactcttaaagggagtgctcctaatctcagcttgttacctgtataaaagacacctgtccacagaagcaatcaatcaatcagattccaaactctccactatggccaagaccaaagagctctccaaggatgtcagggacaagattgtagacctacacaaggctggaatgggctacaagaccatcgccaagcagcttcgtgagaaggtgacaacagttggtgcgattattcgcaaatggaagaaacacaaaagaactgtcaatctccctcggcctggggctccatgcaagatctcacctcgtggagttgcaatgatcatgagaacagtgaggaatcagcccagaactacacgggaggatcttgtcaatgatctcaaggcagctgggaccatagtcaccaagaaaacaattggtaacacactacaccgtgaaggactgaaatcctgcagcgcccgcaaggtccccctgctcaagaaagcacatatacatgcccatctgaagtttgccaatgaacatctgaatgattcagaggagaactgggtgaaagtgttgtggtcagatgagaccaaaatcgagctctttggcatcaactcaactcgccgtgtttggaggaggaggaatgctgcctatgaccacaagaacaccatccccaccgtcaaacatggaggtggaaacattatgctttgggggtgtttttttggggggacaggacaacttcaccgcatcaaagggacgatggacggggccatgtaccgtcaaatcttgggtgagaacgtccttccctcagccagggcattgaaaatgggtcgtaattgggtattccagcatgacaatgacccaaaacacacggccaaggcaacaaaggagtggctcaagaagaagcacattaaggtcctggagtggcctagccagtctccagaccttaatcccatagaacatctgtggagggagctgaaggttcgagttgccaaacgtctgcctcgaaaccttaatgacttggagaagatctgcaaagaggagtgggacaaaatccctcctgagatgtgtgcaaacctggtggccaactacaagaaacgtctgacctctgtgattgccaacaagggttttgccaccaagtactaagtcatgttttgcagaggggtcaaatacttatttccctcattaaaatgcaaatcaattgataaaaattttgacatgcgtttttctggatttttttgttgttattctgtctctcactgttcaaataaacctaccattaaaattatagactgataatttttttgtcagtgggcaaacgtacaaaatcagcaggggatcaaatacttttttccctcactgtatattctgAACACGTATAGGACCCAGATGTATGGGCGTTGTTTGGGCACATACACCACCTGACTGGGGAGTTTGGGAAGGCCCAGAAGTGTTACGAGAGGACCCTGGACTTTGTGACGGAtgccacagacacacaccccatCTACCTGCGGCTGGGATCCATCTACCtgcaggaagaggaggtgggggctacacacacacctcacctgtGACCTGAGAACTCTTTATTTACTACTGGGGAATATTCAGGAGTTGATAGTTGTTTTAGTGGAGAACAATACATTATTCTAAAAAGTAAAAAATATTAAAGTTACACACTCTAAATAACGCCCTGTAATTAAGAATCACTAGGCGTGTGGGAGATTTGTTGTTTTTAGTCTGACTCTGCACTTCATCAACCAATTAGGTGTACATCTCCAGCTCCTACCTACCTATGTGTGCCAACATGATTGAAATTAACCCTTTATGTATTGACACTTAAGTTTCAGAGGGCGAAAACTACTTACCTGCGCGCCTGCAAGAGCACCCCCTCCTGCCTCACCTGGCTGGGACTAGGGATTGCCTGTTACCGGGTAAAAATACCATATCTACTCTTCTCAAATTATACCACTCTTTTTGATTACCTATCAAGgcaatatttgtgtgtgtgtgtatttttatttatttaacctttatttaaccaggctagTTAGGAATTAGGAATACATTCTTAGTTGCAATGAttgtgtgtacgtgtatgtgtatgtgtacgtgtaCGTGCCCACACATAGCTAGGGGAGCTGACTGAAGCAGAGGATGCACTGACAGAGGCCAACACCCTGAACAACGGGAACGCGGAGGTGTGGGGTTACCTGTCTCTAGT
This sequence is a window from Coregonus clupeaformis isolate EN_2021a chromosome 7, ASM2061545v1, whole genome shotgun sequence. Protein-coding genes within it:
- the LOC121570725 gene encoding cilia- and flagella-associated protein 70-like: MEQFRGAGDKAVPVKITVLRGNNLRGNKAESILIYVRAEFNGIILGDSQKLDAAVDQGVDYNFTCSFECSDAGHTLDDMAHKPVILTVIEFLPKEKKQKEEKTAVIGQAIVDLLPILHGQVSFSSTVLLHPTPGSPADAASQEGSCKPSLDVTVCVPEPLLSGVQLSESNLLKVTVETAYSVPEVWNPVSGSGPPCSYVAALQVPLTAEKEQVLLFSNGLLKVDGEGEPMGRPRKWPLGPLLASGAQFIPGVSMEGEPIEMEDGDLTSIEDRDFRNEAETNKKRVSWDTERRCFLDADGAACLTRRIAESRLWPVEVMRSPQVGATKGGKAGKDKGGEDETQLSFHAVAYVDMAPLLYPGARRIRGAYRLYPFYGSDLLVKPGTQGKSAPIGTDSVTLVEPEQQQQVNTEGQMYADSRTYIIIEIAFEKSLVPKRSPEELAKRVMELIPPRAPLPRRPAGAERAVQEYQAQIASVAGQVLEQYQQLFGPAFLPGEKPLDPTSQEQRKTKLLGELNYSGKYFAFKEQIKYSVVRIVRDKPKPNPNVVSGCPGDSASPPGGLCPAIHFAKEAQLNGDYQLAAQYYQEQLTRDRSDPAHWFDYGVFYMLTADYQKAEECFHYAVSMEQTHLPSLLMCGILAEMGGRLEEAETFFEGATCVDPTNVVAWTLFGELHPDRDGLPEASVVTGSQSCQGSKPGEGYKGGAEAEPSTMRHLATPTRLNTTIYMETVQFLLQNNALQMAQRALAQELLCPEGGLSSSYHLVLARLQLLRAEYGSAESSLKEAVNDSFQDPDVWALFGHIHHLTGEFGKAQKCYERTLDFVTDATDTHPIYLRLGSIYLQEEEFQRAKTTYLRACKSTPSCLTWLGLGIACYRLGELTEAEDALTEANTLNNGNAEVWGYLSLVSLQMGRRLEAEQSYKYALKLNLQKEAVLCEIKALQDHVGFGNPCF